One segment of Panicum virgatum strain AP13 chromosome 1K, P.virgatum_v5, whole genome shotgun sequence DNA contains the following:
- the LOC120697800 gene encoding NADPH:adrenodoxin oxidoreductase, mitochondrial-like isoform X2, whose product MARGLRLLSRAVVSLRPPLAQGLTRGFAASATEPLHVCVVGSGPAGFYTADRMLKGHEGAQVDIIDRLPTPFGLVRSGVAPDHPETKIVVNQFSRVAANGRCSFFGNVTLGRDVSLSELREIYHAVVLAYGAESDRSLGIPGEDLKGIHSAREFVWWYNGHPDMCDLSPDLKNTQSAVVLGQGNVALDVARILLRCKTELATTDIADYALDALCGSTIRKVYLVGRRGPVQAVCTAKELREILGLKNVRVCIKEADLATSPADEEEMSSRIQRRVYELLSKAASANRDNNCNDQKELHFVFFRRPTRFIPSENGSTVGAVELEKTALKVDEVTGKQVAVGTGEFDDLKCGLVLKSIGYKSLPVQGLPFDKIRGVVPNLRGRVMSSESETAAVETGLYVVGWLKRGPTGIVATNLHCAEETVGG is encoded by the exons ATGGCCCGCGGTCTGCGGCTCCTCTCCCGCGCGGTGGTGAGTCTGCGGCCGCCGCTTGCCCAGGGCCTGACGAGGGGCTTCGCCGCCTCCGCGACAGAGCCGCTCCACGTCTGCGTCGTCGGCAGCGGCCCCGCAGGGTTCTACACCGCTGACCGG ATGCTGAAGGGTCATGAAGGAGCACAAGTTGATATCATTGATAGGCTCCCAACACCATTTGGGCTCGTTCGTTCTGGAGTGGCTCCAGATCATCCAGAAACAAAG ATTGTGGTAAATCAATTTTCTCGTGTAGCTGCAAATGGCCGCTGTTCATTCTTTGGGAATGTAACACTGGGAAGGGATGTCTCTCTATCAGAGCTTCGTGAAATATATCACGCT GTAGTTCTTGCTTATGGCGCAGAAAGTGATAGGTCACTTGGTATTCCTGGAGAG GATCTGAAAGGAATTCATTCAGCTCGAGAGTTTGTGTGGTGGTACAATGGACATCCAGACATGTGTGACTTGTCTCCTGATTTGAAAAACACACAATCTGCTGTTGTCCTTGGTCAG GGAAATGTAGCTCTTGATGTTGCCCGCATTCTTTTACGCTGTAAAACAGAGTTGGCTACTACAGATATTGCTGATTATGCGTTGGATGCTCTATGTGGCAGCACTATAAG GAAGGTATACTTGGTTGGGCGACGGGGTCCAGTACAGGCAGTTTGCACAGCAAAGGAGCTGCGTGAAATTCTAG GTTTGAAAAATGTTCGTGTTTGCATCAAGGAGGCTGATCTCGCTACCTCACCTGCAGATGAG GAGGAGATGAGTAGTAGAATCCAAAGAAGGGTTTATGAGTTGCTGTCCAAAGCTGCAAGTGCAAATAGGGACAACAATTGCAATGACCAAAAGGAGCTTCATTTTGTGTTTTTCAGGAGACCTACCAGGTTCATCCCTTCAGAAAATGGTTCCACGGTTGGCGCTGTTGAACTTGAGAAGACAGCTTTAAAAG TTGATGAAGTAACTGGGAAGCAGGTGGCAGTAGGAACTGGTGAGTTTGATGACCTAAAATGTGG TCTGGTCTTGAAAAGTATTGGTTACAAATCCTTGCCTGTACAAGGTTTGCCTTTCGACAAAATCAGAG GAGTTGTGCCAAACTTGAGAGGTCGAGTCATGAGCAGTGAATCAGAGACTGCCGCGGTGGAAACAGGTCTGTATGTCGTAGGATGGTTAAAGAGAGGACCCACTGGGATTGTTGCGACAAACCTACACTGTGCTGAAGAAACAGTAG GTGGCTAG
- the LOC120697800 gene encoding NADPH:adrenodoxin oxidoreductase, mitochondrial-like isoform X1 produces the protein MARGLRLLSRAVVSLRPPLAQGLTRGFAASATEPLHVCVVGSGPAGFYTADRMLKGHEGAQVDIIDRLPTPFGLVRSGVAPDHPETKIVVNQFSRVAANGRCSFFGNVTLGRDVSLSELREIYHAVVLAYGAESDRSLGIPGEDLKGIHSAREFVWWYNGHPDMCDLSPDLKNTQSAVVLGQGNVALDVARILLRCKTELATTDIADYALDALCGSTIRKVYLVGRRGPVQAVCTAKELREILGLKNVRVCIKEADLATSPADEEEMSSRIQRRVYELLSKAASANRDNNCNDQKELHFVFFRRPTRFIPSENGSTVGAVELEKTALKVDEVTGKQVAVGTGEFDDLKCGLVLKSIGYKSLPVQGLPFDKIRGVVPNLRGRVMSSESETAAVETGLYVVGWLKRGPTGIVATNLHCAEETVASILEDDTKGVLRAPSDSKKHGRTGLVEILEQKNVHFVPFSGWEKIDSKEKMAGQLRNKPREKITTWDGLQEAANE, from the exons ATGGCCCGCGGTCTGCGGCTCCTCTCCCGCGCGGTGGTGAGTCTGCGGCCGCCGCTTGCCCAGGGCCTGACGAGGGGCTTCGCCGCCTCCGCGACAGAGCCGCTCCACGTCTGCGTCGTCGGCAGCGGCCCCGCAGGGTTCTACACCGCTGACCGG ATGCTGAAGGGTCATGAAGGAGCACAAGTTGATATCATTGATAGGCTCCCAACACCATTTGGGCTCGTTCGTTCTGGAGTGGCTCCAGATCATCCAGAAACAAAG ATTGTGGTAAATCAATTTTCTCGTGTAGCTGCAAATGGCCGCTGTTCATTCTTTGGGAATGTAACACTGGGAAGGGATGTCTCTCTATCAGAGCTTCGTGAAATATATCACGCT GTAGTTCTTGCTTATGGCGCAGAAAGTGATAGGTCACTTGGTATTCCTGGAGAG GATCTGAAAGGAATTCATTCAGCTCGAGAGTTTGTGTGGTGGTACAATGGACATCCAGACATGTGTGACTTGTCTCCTGATTTGAAAAACACACAATCTGCTGTTGTCCTTGGTCAG GGAAATGTAGCTCTTGATGTTGCCCGCATTCTTTTACGCTGTAAAACAGAGTTGGCTACTACAGATATTGCTGATTATGCGTTGGATGCTCTATGTGGCAGCACTATAAG GAAGGTATACTTGGTTGGGCGACGGGGTCCAGTACAGGCAGTTTGCACAGCAAAGGAGCTGCGTGAAATTCTAG GTTTGAAAAATGTTCGTGTTTGCATCAAGGAGGCTGATCTCGCTACCTCACCTGCAGATGAG GAGGAGATGAGTAGTAGAATCCAAAGAAGGGTTTATGAGTTGCTGTCCAAAGCTGCAAGTGCAAATAGGGACAACAATTGCAATGACCAAAAGGAGCTTCATTTTGTGTTTTTCAGGAGACCTACCAGGTTCATCCCTTCAGAAAATGGTTCCACGGTTGGCGCTGTTGAACTTGAGAAGACAGCTTTAAAAG TTGATGAAGTAACTGGGAAGCAGGTGGCAGTAGGAACTGGTGAGTTTGATGACCTAAAATGTGG TCTGGTCTTGAAAAGTATTGGTTACAAATCCTTGCCTGTACAAGGTTTGCCTTTCGACAAAATCAGAG GAGTTGTGCCAAACTTGAGAGGTCGAGTCATGAGCAGTGAATCAGAGACTGCCGCGGTGGAAACAGGTCTGTATGTCGTAGGATGGTTAAAGAGAGGACCCACTGGGATTGTTGCGACAAACCTACACTGTGCTGAAGAAACA GTGGCTAGCATCCTTGAAGATGATACGAAGGGTGTGTTAAGGGCCCCATCTGATTCGAAGAAGCATGGAAGGACAGGACTTGTTGAGATCCTAGAACAGAAGAATGTCCATTTTGTGCCATTCAGTGGTTGGGAGAAGATTGATTCCAAGGAAAAGATGGCAGGGCAGCTGAGAAACAAGCCTAGAGAAAAGATCACAACCTGGGATGGGCTCCAGGAAGCTGCAAACGAGTAA
- the LOC120697814 gene encoding formin-like protein 16 isoform X1 — MGAPAPLPAPLSRPCSSAPRRLLSSSSRAPAARRPPRAVSVEAPAAAAKPAVAGGPSAPPRRRLILLRHGESTAWGRSTRAHASAFHPLGPRHGAASPRVPPMLLRRGAPPCAPRATSGGICGGGGSPPARCCVPFRQAACFLRPTKENIGRDLSYQRKKCRWRPAFALETGGPSNTDGQDFDEDSGFLGRTRLGRLIQAAGRELLEKLKSARTNSPTKIFLVLLGFYTANALATILGQTGDWDVLVAGVVVAAIEGIGMLMYRKPMARLPGRLQSLISMVNYWKAGVCLGLFVDAFKLGS; from the exons ATGGGCGCTCCAGCTCCTCTTCCCGCACCGCTCTCCCGCCCCTGCTCCTcggccccgcgccgcctcctctcctcttcctcccgcgctcccgccgcccgccgcccgcctcggGCCGTCTCCGtcgaggcgccggcggccgcagcgAAGCCGGCGGTCGCGGGCgggccctccgcgccgccgcgccgccgcctcatcctcctccgccACGGGGAGAGCACCGCCTGGGGCCGCTCCACCAGAG CTCATGCCTCTGCGTTCCATCCGCTCGGACCTCGGCACGGAGCAGCTTCCCCGCGCGTGCCGCCTATGCTGCTGCGGCGTGGTGCCCCGCCCTGCGCTCCGCGGGCGACATCCGGAGGGATCTGCGGGGGCGGGGGCTCCCCGCCGGCGCGGTGCTGCGTTCCCTTCCGCCAAGCAGCATGCTTCCTGCGGCCGACCAAGGAGAATATTGGAAGGGATCTCAG TTACCAGAGGAAAAAGTGCAGATGGAGGCCAGCCTTTGCTTTGGAAACTGGTGGCCCATCAAACACTGATGGCCAAGACTTTGATGAGGACAGTGGCTTCCTTGGTAGGACGAGGCTGGGCAGACTCATCCAAGCTGCTGGAAGGGAGCTGCTTGAAAAGCTGAAATCTGCCAGAACCAACTCCCCCACAAAAATATTCCTTGTCCTTCTTGGCTTCTACACAGCAAACGCCTTGGCAACAATACTAGGGCAGACTGGAGACTGGGATGTTCTTGTTGCTGGTGTTGTAGTGGCCGCCATTGAGGGAATTGGCATGCTTATGTACAGAAAACCAATGGCCAGGCTTCCTGGCAGGCTTCAATCATTGATTTCAATGGTGAACTACTGGAAAGCTGGTGTATGCCTAGGCCTTTTCGTGGATGCTTTCAAGCTGGGTAGCTGA
- the LOC120697814 gene encoding ycf20-like protein isoform X2, translating to MGAPAPLPAPLSRPCSSAPRRLLSSSSRAPAARRPPRAVSVEAPAAAAKPAVAGGPSAPPRRRLILLRHGESTAWGRSTRASPRVPPMLLRRGAPPCAPRATSGGICGGGGSPPARCCVPFRQAACFLRPTKENIGRDLSYQRKKCRWRPAFALETGGPSNTDGQDFDEDSGFLGRTRLGRLIQAAGRELLEKLKSARTNSPTKIFLVLLGFYTANALATILGQTGDWDVLVAGVVVAAIEGIGMLMYRKPMARLPGRLQSLISMVNYWKAGVCLGLFVDAFKLGS from the exons ATGGGCGCTCCAGCTCCTCTTCCCGCACCGCTCTCCCGCCCCTGCTCCTcggccccgcgccgcctcctctcctcttcctcccgcgctcccgccgcccgccgcccgcctcggGCCGTCTCCGtcgaggcgccggcggccgcagcgAAGCCGGCGGTCGCGGGCgggccctccgcgccgccgcgccgccgcctcatcctcctccgccACGGGGAGAGCACCGCCTGGGGCCGCTCCACCAGAG CTTCCCCGCGCGTGCCGCCTATGCTGCTGCGGCGTGGTGCCCCGCCCTGCGCTCCGCGGGCGACATCCGGAGGGATCTGCGGGGGCGGGGGCTCCCCGCCGGCGCGGTGCTGCGTTCCCTTCCGCCAAGCAGCATGCTTCCTGCGGCCGACCAAGGAGAATATTGGAAGGGATCTCAG TTACCAGAGGAAAAAGTGCAGATGGAGGCCAGCCTTTGCTTTGGAAACTGGTGGCCCATCAAACACTGATGGCCAAGACTTTGATGAGGACAGTGGCTTCCTTGGTAGGACGAGGCTGGGCAGACTCATCCAAGCTGCTGGAAGGGAGCTGCTTGAAAAGCTGAAATCTGCCAGAACCAACTCCCCCACAAAAATATTCCTTGTCCTTCTTGGCTTCTACACAGCAAACGCCTTGGCAACAATACTAGGGCAGACTGGAGACTGGGATGTTCTTGTTGCTGGTGTTGTAGTGGCCGCCATTGAGGGAATTGGCATGCTTATGTACAGAAAACCAATGGCCAGGCTTCCTGGCAGGCTTCAATCATTGATTTCAATGGTGAACTACTGGAAAGCTGGTGTATGCCTAGGCCTTTTCGTGGATGCTTTCAAGCTGGGTAGCTGA